The following are from one region of the Candidatus Hydrogenedentota bacterium genome:
- a CDS encoding class 1 isoprenoid biosynthesis enzyme codes for MKDALRTLAGCPVWAESLEIQQETVRAFHRRCASILGGSCGLRPLEERLLLPERNLFSTLFIAAAKSLGLSDAKVRFYAMVNQCIRALVTGCDNLLDDEYKEVIPFDLPGDGTRFRSVLMVMTADRVLSELAAKMMHEGRFSLAQANRLMRTAVRVLMPSGLEEHEEESGAARTVPTPEAICDDVHYRKTGLLFEAPLSLIEEMGDAYAGQTRCAREALSGLGLACQALDDIKDIARDLQRGQHNAVVSYAYYGGSEAERGLLLSFLRPGAGALPSPEHVAAGLITARSRTFAHAAQLFDEVETMLCTAIPGFEKEHAVALTGAIRGTLGFDPDPVWRHAAKQEILV; via the coding sequence ATGAAAGACGCACTACGTACGCTTGCGGGTTGCCCTGTGTGGGCAGAGAGCCTTGAAATCCAGCAGGAGACCGTGCGGGCCTTTCATCGTCGATGTGCGAGTATCCTTGGCGGCTCATGTGGTTTGAGGCCGCTGGAAGAACGGCTGCTCCTTCCGGAGCGCAATCTTTTCTCAACGCTGTTTATAGCAGCGGCAAAGTCGTTGGGCTTGTCTGACGCCAAGGTCCGATTTTATGCGATGGTGAATCAGTGCATACGGGCGCTGGTAACCGGATGCGACAATCTGTTGGACGACGAATACAAGGAGGTCATTCCGTTCGATTTGCCAGGCGACGGAACCCGGTTTCGTTCCGTGCTTATGGTCATGACGGCTGACCGCGTGCTCTCGGAGCTGGCCGCCAAGATGATGCATGAAGGCCGGTTCTCGTTGGCTCAGGCGAATCGGCTCATGCGCACGGCAGTTCGGGTCTTAATGCCGAGCGGACTCGAGGAGCACGAGGAAGAATCAGGGGCGGCAAGGACCGTACCGACACCCGAAGCCATATGTGACGATGTGCATTATCGCAAGACCGGCCTGCTGTTTGAAGCGCCTTTGTCTCTCATTGAGGAAATGGGCGACGCATACGCAGGGCAGACACGATGCGCAAGAGAGGCATTGAGCGGTCTCGGGCTGGCCTGCCAGGCGCTGGACGACATCAAGGATATCGCGCGGGATCTGCAACGAGGGCAACATAACGCCGTGGTTTCGTATGCTTATTACGGCGGATCGGAGGCGGAACGGGGCCTTCTGCTATCGTTCCTGCGGCCGGGCGCAGGCGCCCTGCCGTCCCCCGAACACGTCGCGGCCGGGTTGATTACCGCGCGCTCCAGGACATTTGCGCATGCCGCGCAGCTCTTCGATGAGGTGGAAACGATGCTGTGCACCGCCATCCCAGGTTTCGAAAAGGAGCACGCTGTTGCGTTGACCGGCGCCATCAGGGGAACGTTGGGATTTGACCCCGATCCCGTATGGCGCCATGCCGCCAAACAGGAGATTCTCGTGTGA
- a CDS encoding class I SAM-dependent methyltransferase, which produces MTRTTRNETEFPDVLPTRGRVLAKAAAVYDWVQPFVTLGQETKLNHWVADSLALDGEEYVLDIGCGTGLLTVAIAERYPRATVVGIDASKPMIRVANRKRRRDNCNYRQALAEELPYDAETFDAVTSALFFHHVDRELKVRCLCEVLRVLKPGGRLIVADMDRPYTALGRAMSVVAWRLFRQPEIKENMDGIMRSLIPEAGFVDMVELARFSGYISVLSARKPQV; this is translated from the coding sequence ATGACACGCACGACAAGGAATGAAACGGAATTCCCCGATGTCCTCCCGACCCGGGGGCGTGTATTGGCGAAAGCCGCAGCCGTGTATGATTGGGTTCAACCATTCGTCACGCTGGGCCAGGAAACCAAGTTGAACCATTGGGTGGCGGACAGTCTCGCGCTCGATGGGGAAGAGTATGTACTGGATATAGGCTGCGGCACGGGTTTGTTGACGGTTGCGATTGCGGAACGGTATCCGCGCGCAACCGTGGTGGGCATTGATGCTTCAAAACCGATGATTCGCGTGGCCAACCGCAAGCGGAGGCGCGACAACTGCAACTACCGCCAGGCGCTGGCCGAGGAATTGCCCTATGATGCGGAGACCTTCGATGCGGTCACATCAGCCCTTTTCTTTCACCACGTGGACCGTGAACTCAAAGTGCGTTGTTTGTGTGAAGTGTTGCGCGTCTTGAAACCGGGCGGCAGGCTCATCGTGGCGGACATGGATCGGCCGTACACGGCGCTTGGGCGGGCGATGTCGGTGGTCGCGTGGCGCCTGTTTCGGCAACCAGAGATCAAAGAAAACATGGATGGAATAATGAGGTCGCTTATTCCCGAAGCAGGATTTGTGGACATGGTTGAATTGGCTCGGTTTTCGGGGTACATCAGCGTCCTGTCCGCAAGGAAACCTCAGGTATGA
- a CDS encoding FtsX-like permease family protein, producing the protein MFWLRFAFRSCVRRRKRTGITLLGVAFAVGTLVVLGAIMVGVNDTMIENAVAMHAGHVASVAGPMPMHDALDRARTPEDPAGDLELAGTLRRCRFSAMLKSDHGTLPATIWAVDPKREALFTPIERAMVNGQYLAAPLDLLIGKAAAEELSLNVGDSVLVTTPSEQWERRVGGIYSSGIGAFDLGVSFMTLEAASELNEPQVFFEKAYFLLRGADPENVRTRLSDAAAADEKLSTWPELLPEVAQLVDLNAFSMSIMIALVVLILGFGVANALLISVMDRYRHFAVLKAIGVRPSEVIRIVVFEALLMCLAAGLLGTGLGWAIGTAWGHVGLDLSAYTSSNPHFSVNPIVYPRVTPFMTFAPQALALCAAAGAAIWPAIVAARRPVSHAMRDI; encoded by the coding sequence ATGTTCTGGTTGCGGTTCGCGTTTCGTTCGTGTGTGCGGCGGCGCAAGAGGACGGGTATCACCCTGCTTGGGGTTGCGTTCGCCGTAGGCACGCTGGTGGTGCTCGGAGCGATCATGGTGGGCGTGAACGACACGATGATCGAAAATGCCGTGGCCATGCACGCGGGGCATGTAGCGAGCGTTGCGGGGCCCATGCCGATGCACGACGCGCTGGACCGCGCCCGGACACCCGAAGACCCGGCAGGAGACTTGGAATTGGCCGGCACTCTGCGCCGTTGCCGGTTCAGCGCAATGCTCAAAAGCGACCATGGAACACTACCCGCGACGATTTGGGCGGTCGACCCGAAACGGGAAGCCCTGTTTACGCCCATTGAGCGCGCCATGGTGAACGGCCAGTATCTGGCAGCCCCCCTGGACCTTCTGATTGGAAAAGCGGCTGCAGAAGAGCTTTCCTTGAACGTAGGCGATTCGGTGCTCGTCACGACGCCGTCGGAGCAGTGGGAACGGCGTGTTGGCGGGATCTACAGTTCCGGCATTGGCGCCTTTGACCTCGGGGTCTCGTTCATGACGCTTGAGGCCGCATCCGAGTTGAATGAACCGCAGGTGTTCTTTGAAAAGGCGTACTTTCTGCTTCGGGGAGCCGACCCTGAAAATGTCCGCACCCGCCTGTCCGATGCTGCAGCAGCGGACGAGAAGTTGTCGACATGGCCGGAGCTCTTGCCGGAAGTGGCACAGTTAGTGGACCTGAACGCGTTTTCAATGAGCATCATGATTGCGCTTGTGGTGCTCATCTTGGGTTTTGGTGTTGCGAACGCGCTGCTGATCTCGGTAATGGATCGATACCGGCATTTCGCGGTCTTGAAGGCGATTGGAGTGCGTCCGAGCGAAGTGATTCGAATCGTCGTGTTCGAAGCGCTGCTGATGTGTCTGGCGGCCGGACTGCTCGGTACGGGGCTGGGCTGGGCGATTGGTACCGCATGGGGCCATGTGGGCCTCGATCTGTCGGCATACACTTCCTCCAATCCCCACTTCAGCGTGAATCCGATCGTCTACCCGCGTGTCACACCCTTCATGACCTTTGCTCCTCAGGCACTTGCGCTGTGCGCCGCGGCCGGCGCAGCTATCTGGCCTGCCATAGTGGCGGCGCGAAGGCCCGTGAGCCATGCGATGAGGGACATATGA
- a CDS encoding arylsulfatase, with translation MNNHGKPDSGLINRRQFVAAAPALFAAACTTTRTTVTERRPPPNIVVIIADDFGVGDIQALTPGNPIPTPNLDRLVHEGVVFTDAHSASAVCSPSRYGLLTGRYCWRTRLQEWVLDAYEPPLIAPDRLTLPQLLRTHGYHTACIGKWHLGWDWAGDGEGRAKKADFTVPIGSGPTTRGFDYYFGTDVPNFPPFAFIENDRVTVQPTGKNKPDPAIHIGFDNAPMAPGWRFDRILPALTERAVGYIHEQASSKRPFFLYFPMTSPHEPISPSEQFKGKSGIAPIADFLMETDWSAGQVINALSEAGVAENTLVIFAGDNGHSHYTGWELLVEHGHRPSGPYRGWKGEIWEGGHRVPFIVRWPGKVKAGSRCSQLISLNDVMATCAAIVGEKLPDNAAEDSVNMLPAFVGRARRPLREALVHHSVRGGFAIRQGPWKLVILSEKEGDPKFELYDFANDIAETEDVSSQHPDIVQRLTVLLESYVDEGRSTPGAPQRNDTLDIDFRHLPPQRWARPAPK, from the coding sequence ATGAACAATCACGGAAAACCCGATTCGGGTCTCATCAATCGCCGGCAATTTGTTGCGGCGGCGCCGGCACTGTTCGCGGCGGCGTGCACAACAACCCGCACGACAGTTACGGAAAGGCGCCCTCCTCCAAATATCGTAGTAATTATCGCGGACGACTTCGGGGTGGGCGATATTCAGGCGCTTACGCCCGGCAATCCAATCCCGACGCCGAATCTTGATCGTCTGGTTCATGAGGGGGTCGTCTTCACCGACGCGCACAGCGCTTCAGCGGTATGTTCGCCCAGCCGCTACGGTTTGCTGACAGGGCGTTACTGTTGGCGGACGCGGCTGCAGGAATGGGTGCTTGACGCCTACGAGCCGCCGCTCATCGCACCCGACCGCTTAACCCTGCCGCAACTTCTCCGGACTCACGGCTATCATACGGCGTGCATCGGCAAGTGGCACCTTGGCTGGGACTGGGCCGGCGACGGGGAAGGTCGCGCAAAGAAAGCCGATTTCACCGTGCCGATCGGGTCGGGGCCCACCACTCGAGGCTTCGATTACTACTTCGGCACGGACGTACCGAATTTTCCCCCGTTCGCCTTCATCGAGAACGACCGGGTAACGGTGCAGCCGACTGGCAAGAACAAGCCAGACCCCGCGATTCATATCGGGTTCGACAACGCGCCGATGGCCCCGGGCTGGCGTTTCGATCGGATCTTACCGGCCCTCACCGAACGTGCGGTGGGCTACATTCACGAGCAGGCCTCCAGCAAGAGGCCGTTCTTTCTTTATTTCCCCATGACGTCGCCGCATGAACCGATCTCGCCGTCCGAGCAGTTCAAGGGCAAGAGCGGCATCGCCCCAATCGCCGATTTCTTGATGGAGACGGACTGGTCGGCGGGGCAAGTCATAAACGCGTTGAGTGAAGCCGGAGTCGCGGAGAACACGCTCGTGATATTCGCTGGGGACAATGGTCATTCGCACTATACCGGCTGGGAGTTGCTGGTAGAACACGGTCATCGGCCCAGCGGCCCCTATCGCGGTTGGAAAGGCGAAATCTGGGAAGGCGGCCACCGAGTGCCCTTCATCGTCCGGTGGCCGGGCAAGGTGAAGGCCGGGTCCCGGTGCAGCCAGCTCATCAGCTTGAATGACGTGATGGCCACGTGCGCCGCGATTGTCGGCGAAAAGCTGCCGGATAACGCGGCCGAAGACAGCGTGAACATGTTGCCCGCGTTTGTCGGACGAGCGAGGCGGCCGTTGCGTGAAGCCCTCGTGCACCACAGTGTCCGAGGAGGCTTCGCGATTCGACAAGGTCCCTGGAAGCTGGTCATTCTCTCCGAGAAGGAGGGCGACCCCAAATTTGAGCTGTATGATTTCGCGAACGATATCGCCGAAACAGAAGACGTGAGCAGCCAGCACCCGGATATTGTACAGCGCCTGACCGTGCTGCTCGAGTCTTACGTGGACGAAGGGCGCAGCACGCCGGGCGCGCCGCAACGCAATGACACGCTCGATATTGACTTCCGCCACCTGCCGCCGCAACGCTGGGCGCGGCCTGCTCCGAAGTGA
- a CDS encoding Nramp family divalent metal transporter, which translates to MQNEKRRPLGRMLEVLGPGLFLIGYNIGTGSVTTMASAGSRWGMSLTWTVVLSCVFTYVGILTFGRYTLVTGDTILYAIKRRLPFGKGISLFLLAAVTMAEFAGITGLMAIIVDLVLEWIRFATGYYNGAIKFLVTGIGTGLLFWVLWRGGYAFLEKLLSILVAVMGVSFVLTALLLVPSWRDILVGLVPRVPQEPGASLLVAGMAGTTFSSAILYCRSITLKQKGWKADDEKRSRTDAIVSVGTMFILSIAVMICAAGTLYIARQPVEAAVDMVRTIEPLAGRFAITLFVVGIIGAGVSSLIPTILIGPWLISDYTNKPLNPRSTSSRVLVSIGSLIALGAPYFPPTIAKPVFLMILTMALLAVILPFSTIAITVLLNQKKYMGARANSAVMNVACLATILFSMVMSYYAIIGLWEYVQTKLPA; encoded by the coding sequence ATGCAGAACGAAAAGCGCAGGCCGCTGGGCAGGATGTTGGAAGTCCTCGGGCCCGGCCTGTTCCTGATCGGCTATAACATCGGCACCGGCAGCGTGACGACGATGGCTTCGGCGGGTTCGCGCTGGGGGATGTCGTTGACCTGGACGGTGGTACTATCCTGCGTGTTCACCTACGTTGGCATCCTCACGTTCGGCCGGTACACGCTCGTCACAGGAGACACGATCCTGTACGCCATCAAGCGAAGGCTTCCCTTTGGCAAGGGTATCAGCCTGTTTCTGCTTGCCGCCGTGACCATGGCCGAGTTCGCGGGCATCACAGGACTTATGGCCATCATCGTAGACCTTGTGCTTGAATGGATCCGGTTCGCGACCGGCTACTACAACGGCGCCATCAAATTTCTGGTTACTGGTATAGGCACCGGGCTGCTGTTCTGGGTGTTATGGCGAGGCGGCTACGCCTTTTTGGAAAAACTGCTGTCCATATTGGTCGCGGTGATGGGGGTGTCTTTCGTTCTCACGGCGCTTCTGCTTGTACCGTCCTGGCGAGACATTCTGGTGGGCCTCGTGCCGCGTGTTCCCCAAGAGCCCGGCGCGTCACTGCTTGTGGCCGGGATGGCGGGCACCACGTTCAGCTCGGCCATCCTCTACTGCAGAAGCATCACTTTGAAGCAGAAAGGATGGAAAGCGGATGACGAGAAACGCTCCCGGACGGACGCGATTGTGTCCGTAGGCACGATGTTTATCCTGAGTATTGCCGTCATGATATGTGCGGCCGGCACGCTATATATTGCCCGTCAACCCGTCGAAGCCGCTGTTGACATGGTCAGAACAATTGAACCGTTGGCGGGACGGTTCGCGATCACGCTCTTCGTGGTGGGAATTATCGGGGCGGGGGTCTCCAGTCTCATTCCGACCATTCTGATTGGCCCGTGGCTGATCTCCGACTACACCAATAAGCCCCTCAATCCCCGGTCGACTTCGAGCAGGGTTCTCGTGTCGATTGGCAGTTTGATCGCGTTAGGCGCTCCGTACTTTCCCCCGACCATCGCCAAACCGGTATTCCTCATGATACTTACGATGGCGCTTCTGGCGGTTATTCTGCCGTTTTCAACGATTGCCATAACCGTGCTTCTGAACCAGAAGAAGTATATGGGGGCGCGGGCCAACTCTGCCGTCATGAACGTAGCGTGCCTGGCCACCATCCTGTTTTCGATGGTGATGTCGTACTACGCCATCATCGGACTCTGGGAGTATGTCCAGACGAAGCTCCCCGCCTAG
- a CDS encoding DUF1559 domain-containing protein: protein MKDAIMKRHGFTLIELLVVIAIIGILAAILLPALARAREAARRASCANNLKQMGLVFKMYAGESRELFPRVHGDQPWGSALPVTCQNGSTRANLAPQMRAIFPEYLSDLNVLVCPSDPQASSADPLGIVEDAPGQTCPEYRGLPSKSDASYLYYGFLLDKVSEKDPSFDVSAFGMPSALVSTQMAYLMACLSYYPPTFSGALGDKNPDNDSQMDKDLDDAAVYGMFSAMSTPPGVPFGNGGGTTLYRLREGIERFVITDINNPASSATAQSMMPVMWDIVSATTSASAQFNHIPGGANTLYMDGHVQFNRYPDEFPASPSFAAVAALFSLGE, encoded by the coding sequence ATGAAAGACGCAATCATGAAAAGACATGGATTCACGCTGATTGAACTGCTGGTCGTAATTGCCATCATCGGTATCCTGGCGGCCATCCTGTTGCCCGCTCTGGCCCGTGCCCGTGAAGCAGCGAGACGGGCCAGTTGCGCGAACAACCTCAAGCAAATGGGGCTAGTATTCAAAATGTACGCTGGCGAGTCCAGGGAACTCTTCCCGCGAGTTCACGGTGACCAGCCATGGGGCAGCGCCTTGCCTGTAACTTGCCAGAACGGAAGCACGCGCGCCAACCTGGCTCCCCAGATGCGCGCCATTTTCCCGGAGTACTTGTCTGACCTCAACGTTCTGGTGTGTCCTTCCGACCCGCAGGCCAGTAGCGCGGACCCTTTGGGTATCGTTGAAGACGCACCGGGTCAAACATGCCCAGAGTATAGGGGTCTTCCTTCGAAGTCCGATGCGAGCTATCTCTATTACGGTTTCCTGCTCGACAAGGTTTCGGAAAAGGACCCCAGCTTTGATGTGAGTGCGTTTGGCATGCCTTCTGCACTGGTTTCCACACAGATGGCGTACCTGATGGCGTGCCTGTCGTATTACCCGCCGACATTCAGTGGCGCCTTGGGCGACAAGAATCCCGATAACGATTCGCAGATGGACAAGGATCTTGACGACGCAGCGGTATATGGCATGTTCTCAGCGATGTCAACGCCCCCGGGCGTTCCTTTTGGAAATGGCGGCGGGACAACTCTCTACAGGCTGAGGGAAGGGATTGAACGGTTCGTGATCACCGATATTAACAACCCTGCCTCGTCGGCCACGGCACAAAGCATGATGCCGGTCATGTGGGATATCGTGTCTGCAACCACGTCGGCGAGCGCCCAGTTCAACCATATCCCCGGCGGAGCAAACACGCTTTATATGGACGGTCATGTGCAGTTCAACCGGTACCCGGACGAATTTCCAGCCTCGCCCTCCTTCGCGGCCGTGGCGGCTTTGTTCAGTTTGGGCGAATAG
- a CDS encoding PadR family transcriptional regulator produces MKQSHCPCSGATLDHFLRPAVMAVLARAPAGLHAYVISQHLRDAAIISDSPPDAMGLDRVLKAMEKEGYFRSDWDTEGSSPAKRVYALTEEGWNCLQRWKNTLDAHSRNLEQTVTFIERSPQPVSKEIRQEIIHPCCVPIRRNAK; encoded by the coding sequence ATGAAACAGAGTCACTGCCCCTGTTCCGGCGCCACGCTCGATCATTTTCTCCGGCCGGCGGTTATGGCTGTTTTGGCTCGCGCGCCTGCCGGGCTGCATGCGTATGTGATCTCCCAGCATCTTCGGGACGCAGCCATTATTAGCGATAGCCCGCCTGATGCCATGGGCCTCGATCGGGTTCTTAAGGCCATGGAGAAGGAGGGGTATTTCAGGTCGGACTGGGACACGGAAGGCAGCAGCCCGGCTAAACGCGTTTACGCGTTGACGGAAGAGGGTTGGAACTGCCTTCAACGTTGGAAGAACACCTTGGATGCTCACTCGCGCAACCTTGAACAGACGGTGACCTTCATCGAACGCAGCCCGCAACCCGTATCCAAGGAAATCCGGCAAGAAATCATTCACCCATGTTGTGTGCCTATTAGAAGGAACGCGAAATGA
- a CDS encoding ABC transporter ATP-binding protein has protein sequence MTPNAAISLENVTRRFLTGGQPFAAIDNVCLDVRPGQRLALVGPSGSGKTTLLNLMGALDRPDSGTVHCLGIELSGISERKTAAFRRARLGFIFQQDALMPELTVRENVELPLVLLRKEPAARRSKVGLLLESLGLAEKAAELPAVLSAGEKQRVAVARAVVHDPDVLLADEPTANLDGATAGRVLDTIEALAGQKSLTVVLATHDARVFGRFEAIARLEDGRLVEVRTAKATEEIRAVGHAELF, from the coding sequence ATGACGCCGAACGCAGCCATATCGCTCGAGAATGTGACACGCCGTTTCCTGACGGGGGGACAGCCTTTCGCCGCGATAGACAATGTCTGTCTGGACGTGCGGCCTGGGCAACGGCTTGCGTTGGTAGGCCCGAGCGGTTCCGGCAAGACGACGCTGTTGAACCTGATGGGAGCGTTGGATCGTCCGGATAGCGGCACGGTTCATTGCCTGGGCATCGAGTTGTCTGGCATCTCCGAAAGAAAAACAGCTGCATTTCGGCGCGCGCGCCTGGGATTCATTTTTCAGCAAGATGCGCTCATGCCGGAACTCACCGTCCGAGAGAACGTCGAGCTGCCCCTGGTGCTGTTAAGGAAAGAGCCGGCCGCCCGAAGATCCAAGGTCGGCCTCCTGCTTGAATCGCTTGGTCTTGCCGAAAAGGCGGCCGAGCTTCCCGCCGTGCTTTCGGCGGGTGAGAAACAGCGGGTGGCCGTTGCGCGAGCGGTAGTACATGACCCGGATGTCCTCCTGGCAGATGAACCGACGGCCAACCTCGACGGAGCGACGGCTGGACGGGTCCTCGACACCATCGAGGCATTGGCGGGCCAGAAGAGCTTGACCGTTGTCTTGGCAACGCACGACGCGCGGGTATTTGGCCGGTTCGAGGCGATTGCCCGGCTGGAAGACGGCCGGTTGGTGGAAGTGCGCACGGCGAAGGCAACAGAGGAGATCCGGGCCGTGGGCCATGCAGAGCTTTTTTGA